The genomic stretch CTTTACGGTGGCCGAGGCGGTTCAGGGGGCTGACCTGGTGGTGCTTGCGGTGCCGGTTCGGGCCACTCGCGCTGTTCTCGAGGAAGTTCGGACAGTTCTGGAGCCGGGCGCCGTTCTGACGGACGTTGGTAGCACCAAGTCCAGCTTTGTGGCAGATGTTGAGGCGGTCTTTGGTTGCCTGTCGCCACTGGTGATTCCCGGCCATCCGATTGCCGGCTCGGAAAAGAGCGGTATCCACGCGGCTGATCCGGAGCTTTTCGCCCATCACAAGGTCATTCTCACGCCCCCGGATAACGTCAGTGAGCCCCATCTGGCCAGGCTCAAAGCGCTTTGGGAAGGCTGCGGCGCCACGGTGCTGACGATGTCCGTGGCCTATCACGACGAAGTGCTGGCGGCCACCAGCCATTTGCCCCACCTGATTGCGTTTTCCCTGGTTGATACGCTGGCGGGGGAAGACGAGAACATGGATATTTTCCGTTATGCTGCCGGTGGCTTCCGGGACTTTACCCGGATTGCGGCCAGTGATCCGGTGATGTGGCACGATATCTTTCTGTCGAACCGCGAGGCGGTTCTTCGCGTTATCGACCATTTCACGCACGACCTGGAACAGCTGCGCACCGCCATTGCCAATCAGGACAGTGCAACCCTGTTACGGGTTTTCAGTCGCGCCAAGGCGGCGCGTGAACATTTTTCCAAGATGCTCTCAGGACAGGCTTACGTGACAAAAAACAGTGAAAAGCAGGTGACGTTCCGTCTTCAGCCCGGTGGCGCGATTTCCGGCGATATCCGCGTGCCGGGTGACAAATCCATGTCCCACCGCTCGATCATGCTCGGTGCGCTTGCCGACGGTGTAACCGAGGTCAAGGGCTTCCTGGAAGGCGAGGACAGCCTGGCTACCCTTCAGGCGTTCCGGGATATGGGGGTAACCATCGAGGGTCCGGAGGATGGCTTTGTCCGGATTCACGGTGTGGGCATGCACGGCCTGCAGGCGCCCCGTGGCCCGTTGTACCTCGGCAATTCGGGAACCGCGATGCGGTTGTTTGCCGGACTGCTCGCGGCCCAGCCCTTCGATTCCGAGCTGACTGGCGACGCCAGTCTGTCAGGGCGTCCCATGGGCCGGGTGGCGGATCCTTTACGGGCCATGGGCGCAGTGATAGATACCGCTGAAGGCGGGCGCCCGCCGCTCAGGATCCGGGGTGGCCAGAAGCTTTCCGGAATCCATTATGAGATGCCGGTGGCCAGTGCCCAGGTCAAATCCTGCCTGTTGCTGGCAGGGCTCTACGCCGAAGGCAGTACTTCTGTTACCGAGCCGGCACCCACGCGCGACCATACCGAGCGCATGCTGGCGGGCTTTGGCTACCACGTACACCGTGACGGTGCGACCGCCAGTGTCAGCGGCGGGGACAAGCTGACGGCCACCAATATTGACGTACCGGCTGACATTTCCTCCTCTGCGTTTTTCCTGGTGGCGGCCAGTATTGCGCCCGGGTCCGACCTGATCCTGCGTCATGTCGGGATGAACCCGACCCGTGTCGGTGTCATCAATATCCTGCGGCAGATGGGTGCCAACATCGAGGTTCTGGACGAGCGTGAAATTGGTGGTGAGCCGGTCGCCGACCTGCGGGTTCGTTCCGCAGAACTGCGGGGAATTGATATTCCGGAAGACCAGGTTCCGCTGGCGATTGACGAGTTCCCGGTTCTGTTTATTGCGGCAACCTGCGCCAATGGCCGCACGGTGCTTCGCGGTGCGGAAGAGTTGCGGGTGAAGGAAAGTGACCGGATCCAGGTGATGGCCGACGGGCTCGCGGCCGTAGGTGTGGAGACAACCGTAACACCCGGTGGCATCATCATAGACGGTGGCCAGACTATTGGTGGTGGCACCGTCAACAGCCACGGTGACCACCGTATCGCCATGTCCTTCGCCGTTGCATCGCTTCGGTCCAGGGGCGAGATCATGGTGACCGACTGCGCTAATGTGGCAACGTCTTTCCCCGGATTTGTGGAACTTGCCAGGGGTACGGGGATCAATATCTCAGCCGAGGGGGCTGAATGATGGTGGATCGCAATGCACCGGTCATTGCCGTGGACGGCCCCGGTGGTTCCGGTAAAGGGACGATTACCCAGATGCTGGCCAGAAAACTGGGCTGGCACTTGCTGGACAGCGGGGCCCTGTACCGGCTTACGGCATTGGCCGCCCTCCGCCAGGGAGTGTCTCTGGACGATGAAGAAGGCCTGGTGAGAGTTGCCGCCGGGCTGGATGTGGCCTTTGAACCGACGCCCGAAGGTGAGCCGGTGAAGGTGATTCTGGCGGGGCAGGATGTGACCGCAGATATACGTACGGAATCAACGGGCGACAACGCCTCGAAGGTGGCTGTGATCCAGCCGGTTCGCGACGCGCTGTTGCAGCGCCAGCGGGACTTCCGGCAGGCTCCGGGCCTGGTGGCCGATGGCCGCGACATGGGCACGGTGGTGTTCCCGGATGCGCCGGTCAAGATTTTCCTGACGGCAAGTGCCGAGGAGAGGGCCCGGCGGCGTTACAGCCAGTTGAAGGGCGCAGGTGTCGATGTTAACATTGACGCCCTTTTAGAGGAGATACGGGTTCGTGATGAACGGGATATGAACCGTTCCGCTGCCCCTCTCAAACCCGCGGATGATGCGCAAGTCATTGATTCTACGGGGTTGAGTATAGAAGAGGTGTTAGACAGGTGTATGGCCGCAGCAGGTCAGGCCTGACTACACCTTTTTGTCGTTGAAATGCCGGATCCAGCGTTATCTGCCAGCCACAGGCTTGATCCGGAACTTATTAACAGACCGTGTTGCTGGTGGCACGGAGTACACTTGCGTTGATCATATAGGACTCATAATGAGCGAGAGCTTTGCGGATCTTTTTGAAGAAAGCCTGAAAGAAATTGACATGCAGCCAGGTTCCATCGTCCAGGGAACCGTAGTGGATGTCGACAACGACTGGGTCACCGTTAACGCCGGGCTGAAGTCCGAAGGCGTTATCCCCGCCTCCCAGTTCCTGAACGAAAAAGG from Marinobacter subterrani encodes the following:
- a CDS encoding bifunctional prephenate dehydrogenase/3-phosphoshikimate 1-carboxyvinyltransferase, with translation MALSEPLFKRVAVIGLGLIGGSLASAIRRNGLASTVVGVDQRAEELQLGKVLGIVDETAFTVAEAVQGADLVVLAVPVRATRAVLEEVRTVLEPGAVLTDVGSTKSSFVADVEAVFGCLSPLVIPGHPIAGSEKSGIHAADPELFAHHKVILTPPDNVSEPHLARLKALWEGCGATVLTMSVAYHDEVLAATSHLPHLIAFSLVDTLAGEDENMDIFRYAAGGFRDFTRIAASDPVMWHDIFLSNREAVLRVIDHFTHDLEQLRTAIANQDSATLLRVFSRAKAAREHFSKMLSGQAYVTKNSEKQVTFRLQPGGAISGDIRVPGDKSMSHRSIMLGALADGVTEVKGFLEGEDSLATLQAFRDMGVTIEGPEDGFVRIHGVGMHGLQAPRGPLYLGNSGTAMRLFAGLLAAQPFDSELTGDASLSGRPMGRVADPLRAMGAVIDTAEGGRPPLRIRGGQKLSGIHYEMPVASAQVKSCLLLAGLYAEGSTSVTEPAPTRDHTERMLAGFGYHVHRDGATASVSGGDKLTATNIDVPADISSSAFFLVAASIAPGSDLILRHVGMNPTRVGVINILRQMGANIEVLDEREIGGEPVADLRVRSAELRGIDIPEDQVPLAIDEFPVLFIAATCANGRTVLRGAEELRVKESDRIQVMADGLAAVGVETTVTPGGIIIDGGQTIGGGTVNSHGDHRIAMSFAVASLRSRGEIMVTDCANVATSFPGFVELARGTGINISAEGAE
- the cmk gene encoding (d)CMP kinase, whose product is MVDRNAPVIAVDGPGGSGKGTITQMLARKLGWHLLDSGALYRLTALAALRQGVSLDDEEGLVRVAAGLDVAFEPTPEGEPVKVILAGQDVTADIRTESTGDNASKVAVIQPVRDALLQRQRDFRQAPGLVADGRDMGTVVFPDAPVKIFLTASAEERARRRYSQLKGAGVDVNIDALLEEIRVRDERDMNRSAAPLKPADDAQVIDSTGLSIEEVLDRCMAAAGQA